The proteins below come from a single Amphiura filiformis chromosome 15, Afil_fr2py, whole genome shotgun sequence genomic window:
- the LOC140171759 gene encoding uncharacterized protein C9orf85 homolog — MSSQRGNTKKSKPPKHANREAFKNNKHDTSKLTQTLNAMTIGGVCDRCKDTIQWKIKYKKYKPLTQPKKCTKCSERRVKHAYHIICAPCTQDAGVCAKCGTAKDSINPYAPTPMEQAAEDSRLEAELKALSERRRRAFFRMQDKGFTGDDNAEEMSEKEAKNFADEEKEEEEEEEQGVHEAKNVENKVEEIEDERPSDLLVDEEQKNICNSSDIKDGLESGIV; from the exons ATGAGCAGCCAACGGGGTAATACGAAGAAAAGCAAGCCTCCAAAACATGCCAACAGGGAGGCTTTCAAAAACAACAAGCATGACACCAGTAAGCTTACCCAAACCCTGAACGCTATGACGATTGGCGGAGTGTGTGATAGATGTAAGGACACCATACAATGGAAGATCAAGTATAAGAAATATAAACCACTAACACAGCCTAAGAAATG cacaaagtGTTCTGAGAGGAGAGTGAAGCATGCTTACCATATCATATGTGCACCTTGCACTCAAGATGCCGGTGTGTGTGCAAAATGTGGCACTGCGAAGGACTCCATTAATCC ATATGCTCCAACACCAATGGAACAAGCAGCTGAAGATAGCAGATTGGAGGCAGAACTTAAAGCGCTAAGTGAAAGGAGAAGAAGAGCATTTTTCCGCATGCAAGATAAAGGCTTCACCGGGGATGATAATGCTGAGGAAATGTCTGAAAAAGAAGCTAAAAACTTTGCGGATGAAGagaaagaggaggaagaagaagaggagcaAGGTGTCCATGAAGCTAAGAACGTTGAGAATAAAGTTGAGGAGATTGAGGATGAAAGACCAAGTGACTTACTGgtggatgaagaacaaaaaaatatatgtaaTTCTAGTGATATCAAAGATGGACTAGAAAGTGGtatagtatag
- the LOC140171760 gene encoding uncharacterized protein has translation MENASYIRPYVCKYCQNVYSNFTCYRSHMQRHKMKIQAYWHRKPSIHLHTMDGLMDGWMLQYFVQSSERDEKIHIKQKPYQCKYCFKSFSQAGHKTEHERIHTKEKPYQCKYCVKSFSRVDGKTRHEKVHFKPYQCNYCVKSFSQLDGKIRHERVHFIEKPYQCNYCVKSFSQAAHKAEHERIHTKEKPFQCKYCVKSFSRASHKTMHERIHTKEKPYQCEYCVKSFSRADGKIRHERIHSKEKPYQCKYCVKSFSRPDEQTVHERIHTKEKPYQCIYCVKSFSNVSAKTRHEKIHTKEIPYQCNYCFKTFSQQHDQTEHERIHTKEIQEFLTGSSQD, from the coding sequence ATGGAGAACGCAAGCTATATCAGACCATATGTATGCAAATACTGCCAGAATGTATACAGCAATTTTACATGTTATCGCAGCCACATGCAAAGACATAAGATGAAAATACAGGCATACTGGCACCGTAAACCATCTATTCACCTACACACTATGGATGGATTAATGGATGGATGGATGTTGCAGTACTTTGTACAATCCAGTGAAAGGGATGAAAAGATTCACATAAAACAAAAACCCTACCAATGCAAATATTGTTtcaagagtttctcacaggcaggTCATAAGActgaacatgaaaggattcacaccaaagagaaaccttaccaatgcaaATATTGTGTCAAGAGTTTCTCACGGGTAGATGGTAAGACCAGACATGAAAAGGTTCATTTTAAACCCTACCAATGCAACTATTGTGTCAAGAGTTTCTCACAGTTAGATGGTAAGATCAGACATGAAAGGGTTCATTTCATAGAGAAACCCTACCAATGCAACTATTGTGtcaagagtttctcacaggctGCTCACAAGGctgaacatgaaaggattcacaccaaagagaaacctttccaATGCAAATATTGTGTCAAAAGTTTCTCACGGGCCAGTCACAAGACCatgcatgaaaggattcataccaaggagaaaccataccaatgtgaaTATTGTGTCAAGAGTTTCTCTCGGGCAGATGGCAAGatcagacatgaaaggattcattccaaagagaaaccctaccaatgtaaatattgtgtcAAGAGTTTCTCACGTCCAGATGAAcaaactgtacatgaaaggattcacaccaaagagaaaccttaccaatgtataTATTGTGTCAAGAGTTTCTCGAATGTAAGCGCCAAGACcagacatgaaaagattcataccaaagagataCCCTACCAATGTAATTATTGTTTCAAGACTTTTTCACAGCAACATGACCAGActgaacatgaaaggattcacaccaaagaaatacaagagtttctcacaggcagTTCACAAGActga